The following are encoded in a window of Candidatus Melainabacteria bacterium RIFOXYA2_FULL_32_9 genomic DNA:
- a CDS encoding septum site-determining protein MinD: MTGRVIVITSGKGGVGKTTSCANIGTALAKNGAKVALIDTDIGLRNLDLLMGLENRIVYTIVDVIEERCKLQQALVKDKKNPNLALLAAAQTRDKSALTAEQMIDICNRLKEEYDFVLVDSPAGIEQGFQNAVAGAQEAIIVTTPEMSAIRDADRIIGLLEAKEEIVSYKLLLNRVRPAMIKANDMLSIDDVVDILSVKLIGIIPEDEDIIVSTNKGEPIVNMENSKAGVAYNNVARRIQGEEIPFINLEAPVGFFEKVKSFFLVGANS; this comes from the coding sequence ATGACAGGACGTGTTATAGTTATTACATCAGGTAAGGGTGGAGTTGGTAAAACTACTTCATGTGCTAATATCGGCACTGCTCTTGCAAAAAATGGTGCAAAAGTTGCACTTATTGATACTGATATCGGTCTTAGAAATTTAGATTTATTAATGGGGCTTGAAAATAGAATCGTATACACGATTGTTGATGTAATTGAAGAAAGATGTAAATTACAGCAAGCACTTGTAAAAGATAAGAAAAACCCTAATCTTGCCCTCTTGGCTGCTGCACAAACAAGAGATAAATCAGCTTTAACAGCAGAACAAATGATAGACATTTGCAATCGTCTTAAAGAAGAATACGATTTTGTCCTTGTTGACAGCCCTGCTGGTATCGAACAAGGCTTCCAGAATGCTGTAGCTGGAGCACAAGAAGCAATTATAGTTACCACTCCAGAAATGTCAGCTATCAGAGATGCTGATAGAATAATAGGACTTCTTGAAGCTAAAGAAGAAATTGTTAGCTACAAATTACTACTTAACAGAGTTCGTCCAGCTATGATAAAAGCTAATGACATGTTAAGCATAGACGATGTAGTTGATATCTTGTCAGTAAAACTGATTGGAATAATTCCTGAAGATGAAGATATCATCGTAAGTACAAATAAAGGCGAACCTATTGTAAATATGGAAAACTCTAAAGCCGGAGTAGCATATAACAATGTTGCAAGGAGAATTCAGGGTGAGGAAATTCCATTCATCAATTTAGAAGCTCCTGTAGGCTTTTTTG